From Actinosynnema mirum DSM 43827, a single genomic window includes:
- a CDS encoding GNAT family N-acetyltransferase produces MIDHDIRVLGDETHYRAANNVFRRALLNGPANDEMWEVLLESYVPGRALGVFDGDEVIGSAQSFPSSLVVPGGAVLPMGAVSRVGVRADWTRRGVVSALMRTQLRSLRDMGDVAATLRATEGGIYGRFGYGVATRGRDLRVSRVKAVPRARVEGRVRVRPVSEVGDGEELRALFEEIRGGGRGGGSGEGRGEGRGEGGRPGVIGRWDGWWSMHLKREKEKDPQVVVATGPDGVDDGFAMYRVERSHTEKSELTVLDLWAGTPRAWADLWRYLLGVDLVDEVVAHLRPLDEPVELLLVDPRGCRWESTSDETWLRLIDVEEALGRREYAAGVGVGVGGGGDELAVVLGVRDSLLPENAGSYRVSRGGVERVEDAPEVVLDVAELAAVYLGDVSFAALAAAGRVEVVGAGVGAVGAVERADRLFAVGEVAWAGTYF; encoded by the coding sequence GTGATTGACCACGACATCCGGGTGCTCGGCGACGAAACCCACTACCGCGCCGCGAACAACGTGTTCCGCAGGGCGCTGCTGAACGGTCCCGCCAACGACGAGATGTGGGAGGTGCTGCTCGAGTCCTACGTGCCTGGGCGGGCGCTGGGGGTGTTCGACGGGGACGAGGTGATCGGGTCGGCGCAGTCGTTCCCGTCGTCGTTGGTGGTGCCAGGGGGTGCGGTGCTGCCCATGGGGGCGGTGAGCCGGGTGGGGGTGCGGGCTGACTGGACTCGGCGTGGGGTGGTCAGCGCGCTGATGCGGACGCAGTTGCGGTCGCTGCGGGACATGGGGGACGTGGCGGCCACGTTGCGGGCCACCGAGGGTGGGATTTACGGGCGGTTCGGGTACGGGGTTGCCACTCGGGGGCGTGACCTGCGGGTGAGTCGGGTCAAGGCGGTGCCTCGGGCTCGGGTTGAGGGGCGGGTTCGGGTTCGGCCCGTCTCTGAGGTCGGGGATGGGGAGGAGTTGCGGGCGCTGTTCGAGGAGATCCGGGGTGGGGGCCGGGGTGGGGGGAGTGGTGAGGGGCGTGGTGAGGGGCGTGGTGAGGGCGGCCGGCCTGGGGTGATCGGGCGGTGGGACGGGTGGTGGTCGATGCACCTGAAGCGGGAGAAGGAGAAGGACCCGCAGGTTGTGGTCGCGACCGGGCCCGATGGGGTGGATGACGGGTTCGCGATGTACCGGGTTGAGCGGTCGCACACGGAGAAGTCCGAGTTGACGGTGTTGGACCTGTGGGCTGGGACGCCGCGTGCTTGGGCTGACCTGTGGCGGTACCTGCTGGGGGTGGACCTGGTGGATGAGGTTGTGGCTCACCTGAGGCCGTTGGACGAGCCGGTGGAGTTGTTGCTGGTCGACCCGCGTGGGTGTCGGTGGGAGAGCACGTCGGATGAGACCTGGTTGAGGTTGATCGACGTCGAGGAGGCTTTGGGGCGGCGGGAGTACGCGGCTGGTGTGGGTGTGGGTGTGGGTGGGGGTGGGGACGAGCTGGCTGTGGTGCTTGGGGTTCGGGATTCGTTGTTGCCGGAGAACGCGGGGAGTTATCGCGTTTCTCGGGGTGGGGTTGAGCGGGTGGAGGACGCGCCCGAGGTGGTGTTGGACGTTGCCGAGTTGGCAGCGGTGTACCTGGGGGATGTGTCGTTCGCGGCGTTGGCGGCTGCTGGGCGGGTTGAGGTTGTGGGGGCGGGGGTTGGTGCGGTTGGTGCGGTTGAGCGGGCTGATCGGCTGTTCGCGGTTGGTGAGGTTGCTTGGGCGGGGACGTACTTCTGA
- a CDS encoding 5'-3' exonuclease, which translates to MSSPLVLMDAASLYFRSFYALPESMTAPDGTPVNAVRGFVDTIAKIVNDRNASRLVACLDADWRPEFRVAALPSYKAHRVAESGDAEEVPDTLTPQVPIILDVLDAVGIATAEAPGYEADDVIGTLAARETTNPVEVVTGDRDLFQVVRTTPTPAGVLYLGRGWAKAELVGPAELAAKYALPEEDAGRAYAGMAVLRGDPSDGLPGVAGIGEKTAAKLITEFGSLEALLAAVHDGRDRKLTTKARNALIAAEDYLAVAPTVVNVALDAPVTQDRDDTLPTTPADPARLTELTKRWGLGSSIPRLVTALERRAERT; encoded by the coding sequence GTGAGCAGCCCGCTCGTCCTGATGGACGCCGCCAGCCTGTACTTCCGGTCGTTCTACGCGCTCCCGGAGTCGATGACCGCACCGGACGGCACCCCGGTCAACGCGGTGCGCGGTTTCGTCGACACCATCGCCAAGATCGTCAACGACCGGAACGCCTCCAGGCTCGTGGCCTGCCTCGACGCCGACTGGCGCCCGGAGTTCCGAGTGGCCGCGCTGCCCTCCTACAAGGCCCACCGCGTGGCGGAGAGCGGCGACGCCGAGGAGGTCCCCGACACCCTCACCCCCCAGGTCCCGATCATCCTGGACGTCCTCGACGCGGTGGGCATCGCCACCGCAGAGGCCCCCGGCTACGAGGCCGACGACGTCATCGGCACCCTCGCAGCCCGCGAGACCACCAACCCCGTCGAGGTCGTCACCGGCGACCGAGACCTCTTCCAGGTGGTCCGCACCACCCCAACCCCCGCAGGCGTCCTCTACCTGGGCCGAGGCTGGGCGAAGGCGGAACTGGTGGGCCCGGCAGAACTGGCCGCCAAGTACGCCCTCCCCGAAGAAGACGCAGGCCGCGCCTACGCCGGAATGGCAGTCCTGCGCGGCGACCCCTCGGACGGCCTCCCCGGCGTGGCAGGCATCGGCGAGAAGACCGCAGCAAAGCTCATCACCGAGTTCGGCTCCCTGGAAGCCCTCCTGGCAGCAGTCCACGACGGCAGGGACCGCAAGCTCACCACCAAGGCCCGCAACGCCCTGATCGCAGCAGAGGACTACCTGGCCGTAGCCCCCACCGTGGTCAACGTGGCCCTGGACGCCCCAGTGACCCAAGACCGCGACGACACCCTCCCCACAACCCCAGCAGACCCGGCCCGCCTGACGGAACTGACGAAGCGCTGGGGCCTGGGCAGCTCAATCCCCCGCCTGGTCACCGCCCTGGAACGCCGCGCAGAACGAACCTGA
- a CDS encoding DEAD/DEAH box helicase — translation MSSASRSPAEAYAESRRRASRPQLTDFLSVVSFELDPFQLRACEFLEDGHGVLVCAPTGAGKTVVGEFAVHLALAEGRKCFYTTPIKALSNQKYADLCARYGQDKVGLLTGDTSVNGDAPVVVMTTEVLRNMLYAGSSTLNSLGYVVMDEVHYLADRFRGPVWEEVILHLPESVRLVGLSATVSNAEEFGEWLVTVRGDTAVVVDEHRPVPLWQHMLAGPRMFDLFADDVADTHVKINPQLLRQVEDLARFHVPWTRGRGNKGGRPPRSTGFKPPSRVDVVQRLDAAGLLPAIVFVFSRAGCDAAVNQCVRYGLRLTTPDEVEVIRRIVDEKTRDLPQDDLTVLGYWEWREALERGIASHHAGLLPAFKETVEELFVRGLVKAVFATETLALGINMPARTVVLEKLVKYNGEAHVDLTPGEYTQLTGRAGRRGIDVEGHAVVVWQPGVDPKAVGGLASTRTYPLRSSFRPGYNMAVNLVHRLGAPAARDLLEQSFAQFQADRSVVGLARRIERNREALAGYAESMTCHLGDFAEYASLRRRVSEREKALARQNTSASRAETAASLEKLRKGDVIAVPSGRRTGLAVVIDPGLEPLGEPRPFVVTEDRWAGRLTSTDFPVPVEVLGKVRLPKQVDTRSPRSRRDLAATLRNTGIVAPSARKRRSTADDDAELATLRRALRAHPCHGCEKREEHARWGERYHRLLAETEQTERKVAATTHSLAREFDRIRALLRERGYLEVVEDEPEGGAVFEASSEGVVSEGAASERAASERAASEGAASEGAASAGVASEGVGAGEPEQRKRRVVRRAGQERVSGGPGRRGGERVTEHGRRLTRLYSESDLLAAECLRHGVWKGLAPEELAAVVSSLVYEARRDGPMEARLPAGKVSDAMTATARLWAELEDDERRHRLDRTRQPDPGFAWAVYRWARGESLERVLGTTDTGGTELGAGDFVRWCRQVVDFLDQIRDVVGGGDPVGAAARKAVDALRRGVVALATV, via the coding sequence GTGTCAAGTGCTTCCCGGTCCCCGGCCGAGGCCTATGCGGAATCCCGCCGCCGCGCTTCCCGGCCCCAGTTGACCGACTTCCTCTCGGTGGTCTCCTTCGAGCTCGACCCGTTCCAGCTGCGCGCCTGCGAGTTCCTGGAGGACGGCCACGGCGTCCTGGTGTGCGCGCCGACCGGCGCGGGCAAGACCGTCGTCGGCGAGTTCGCCGTGCACCTCGCCCTCGCCGAGGGTCGGAAGTGCTTCTACACCACGCCGATCAAGGCGCTGTCGAACCAGAAGTACGCCGACCTGTGCGCCCGGTACGGCCAGGACAAGGTCGGCCTGCTCACCGGCGACACCTCGGTCAACGGCGACGCCCCCGTGGTCGTCATGACCACCGAGGTGCTGCGGAACATGCTCTACGCGGGCTCCTCCACCCTCAACAGCCTCGGCTACGTGGTCATGGACGAGGTGCACTACCTCGCCGACCGCTTCCGGGGCCCGGTGTGGGAGGAGGTCATCCTGCACCTGCCCGAATCGGTGCGGCTGGTGGGCCTCTCGGCCACGGTGAGCAACGCCGAGGAGTTCGGCGAGTGGCTCGTCACCGTCCGAGGTGACACCGCGGTGGTGGTGGACGAGCACCGACCGGTGCCGCTGTGGCAGCACATGCTGGCCGGCCCGCGCATGTTCGACCTGTTCGCCGACGACGTCGCCGACACCCACGTCAAGATCAACCCGCAGCTGCTGCGCCAGGTCGAGGACCTGGCCCGCTTCCACGTGCCGTGGACGCGCGGCCGGGGCAACAAGGGCGGCCGTCCGCCGCGCTCGACCGGGTTCAAGCCGCCGTCGCGGGTCGACGTCGTCCAGCGGCTCGACGCGGCCGGGCTGCTGCCCGCGATCGTGTTCGTGTTCAGCCGGGCGGGCTGCGACGCGGCCGTCAACCAGTGCGTGCGGTACGGCCTGCGCCTGACCACGCCCGACGAGGTCGAGGTCATCCGCCGGATCGTCGACGAGAAGACCCGCGACCTGCCGCAGGACGACCTGACGGTCCTCGGCTACTGGGAGTGGCGCGAGGCGCTGGAGCGCGGCATCGCCAGCCACCACGCCGGCCTGCTGCCCGCGTTCAAGGAGACGGTGGAGGAGCTGTTCGTGCGCGGCCTGGTCAAGGCCGTGTTCGCCACCGAGACCCTCGCGCTCGGCATCAACATGCCCGCGCGGACGGTGGTGCTGGAGAAGCTGGTCAAGTACAACGGCGAGGCGCACGTCGACCTCACGCCGGGCGAGTACACGCAGCTCACCGGGCGTGCGGGGCGTCGTGGCATCGACGTCGAGGGGCACGCCGTGGTGGTGTGGCAGCCCGGCGTCGACCCGAAGGCGGTCGGCGGGCTGGCGTCCACCCGCACCTACCCGCTGCGATCCTCGTTCCGGCCCGGCTACAACATGGCCGTCAACCTGGTGCACCGGCTCGGCGCGCCCGCCGCGCGCGACCTGCTGGAGCAGTCGTTCGCCCAGTTCCAGGCCGACCGGTCGGTGGTGGGGCTGGCCAGGCGGATCGAGCGCAACCGGGAGGCGCTGGCGGGGTACGCGGAGTCGATGACCTGCCACCTCGGGGACTTCGCGGAGTACGCGTCGCTGCGCCGCCGGGTCTCGGAGCGGGAGAAGGCGCTGGCCAGGCAGAACACCTCGGCCAGTCGCGCGGAGACCGCCGCGTCGCTGGAGAAGCTGCGGAAGGGCGACGTCATCGCGGTGCCGTCCGGGCGGCGGACCGGGTTGGCGGTGGTGATCGACCCAGGGCTGGAGCCGCTGGGGGAGCCGAGGCCGTTCGTGGTCACCGAGGACCGGTGGGCCGGGCGGTTGACCTCGACGGACTTCCCGGTCCCGGTCGAGGTGCTGGGGAAGGTGCGGCTGCCCAAGCAGGTCGACACCCGGTCGCCCAGGTCGCGGCGGGACCTGGCGGCGACGCTGCGCAACACCGGGATCGTCGCGCCGAGCGCGCGGAAGCGGCGGTCCACGGCGGACGACGACGCCGAGCTGGCGACGTTGCGGCGGGCGCTGCGGGCGCACCCGTGCCACGGGTGCGAGAAGCGCGAGGAGCACGCTCGGTGGGGGGAGAGGTACCACCGGCTGCTGGCCGAGACGGAGCAGACGGAGCGGAAGGTCGCGGCCACGACGCACTCGTTGGCTCGGGAGTTCGACCGGATCCGGGCGTTGTTGCGGGAGCGCGGGTACCTGGAGGTCGTGGAGGACGAGCCCGAGGGTGGGGCCGTGTTCGAGGCTTCCAGTGAGGGCGTCGTTTCCGAGGGGGCGGCTTCCGAGAGGGCTGCTTCCGAGAGGGCTGCTTCCGAGGGGGCTGCTTCCGAGGGGGCGGCTTCTGCGGGCGTTGCTTCGGAGGGCGTCGGTGCGGGCGAGCCGGAGCAGAGGAAGCGGCGGGTCGTGCGGCGGGCGGGGCAGGAGCGCGTGTCGGGCGGGCCCGGTAGGAGGGGCGGGGAGCGGGTCACCGAGCACGGCAGGCGGTTGACCAGGCTCTACAGCGAGTCGGATCTGCTGGCTGCGGAGTGCCTGAGGCACGGGGTGTGGAAGGGGCTGGCGCCGGAGGAGCTGGCGGCGGTGGTGTCGTCGCTGGTGTACGAGGCGCGCAGGGACGGGCCGATGGAGGCGCGGCTGCCCGCGGGGAAGGTCTCGGACGCGATGACCGCGACCGCGAGGTTGTGGGCTGAGCTGGAGGACGACGAGCGCAGGCACCGGCTCGACCGCACCCGGCAGCCCGACCCCGGCTTCGCCTGGGCGGTGTACCGGTGGGCGCGCGGCGAGTCGCTGGAGCGGGTGCTCGGGACCACCGACACGGGTGGGACCGAGCTGGGGGCCGGTGACTTCGTGCGCTGGTGCAGGCAGGTCGTCGACTTCCTCGACCAGATCAGGGACGTCGTCGGCGGCGGCGACCCGGTGGGCGCGGCGGCCCGCAAGGCGGTCGACGCGCTGCGTCGTGGTGTGGTCGCGTTGGCCACGGTCTGA
- a CDS encoding DUF4333 domain-containing protein: MTSPYGPSGGNDPQQQWGQQPYGGGGYPGTPSGGFPAQQPGYGQPDPAQQHQQQWGQQAPQGQPYGQPQQQQYPGTPGGGFDPNNPYGQPQQPGYGQPGQPGQYGQPGQFGQPGQYGPPPPAKKSNGLIWGVVVAVVLIAAVVGIGGFVTPGWFNKKVLDNTSVQNGIVQVLKDDYKLDAKSASCTGEHEVTPNTTFECDVKVGDADKKVKITIKTSDGEYEVGQPTG, from the coding sequence ATGACCAGTCCGTACGGACCGTCCGGAGGGAACGACCCGCAGCAGCAGTGGGGCCAGCAGCCCTACGGCGGTGGCGGGTACCCCGGCACGCCGTCGGGTGGTTTCCCCGCTCAGCAGCCCGGTTACGGGCAGCCGGACCCCGCGCAGCAGCACCAGCAGCAGTGGGGTCAGCAGGCGCCGCAGGGGCAGCCGTACGGGCAGCCCCAGCAGCAGCAGTACCCCGGAACGCCCGGCGGTGGGTTCGACCCCAACAACCCGTACGGGCAGCCGCAGCAGCCCGGTTACGGGCAGCCCGGACAGCCAGGGCAGTACGGGCAGCCGGGCCAGTTCGGGCAGCCTGGGCAGTACGGGCCGCCGCCGCCCGCGAAGAAGTCCAACGGGCTGATCTGGGGCGTTGTGGTGGCCGTGGTGCTGATCGCGGCGGTCGTGGGCATCGGCGGGTTCGTGACGCCGGGGTGGTTCAACAAGAAGGTCCTGGACAACACGTCCGTGCAGAACGGGATCGTGCAGGTCCTCAAGGACGACTACAAGCTCGACGCCAAGAGCGCCAGCTGCACCGGTGAGCACGAGGTCACGCCGAACACCACCTTCGAGTGCGACGTGAAGGTCGGGGACGCGGACAAGAAGGTGAAGATCACCATCAAGACCTCGGACGGTGAGTACGAGGTTGGGCAGCCGACGGGCTGA